In Limanda limanda chromosome 21, fLimLim1.1, whole genome shotgun sequence, a genomic segment contains:
- the foxj1b gene encoding forkhead box protein J1-B, protein MPVLTSPDIANKFKETWLGVFPEDQGAGTDSAPLDDSLTSLHWLQNFSILSADPERPGGAAGPGCPASQQHLLLKRLGFPGGGADSPSSPPAGDTASTGMPLYLGSPVTSGSCSTAAPRLFASCALSTSSGYPQIPVQASPPVEVDYKSNPKVKPPYSYASLICMAMQASKQPKVTLSTIYNWITANFCYYRHAEPSWQNSIRHNLSLNKCFKKVPRQKDEPGKGGFWQIDPQYADMFVNGIFKRRRMSANQYNGISSSSSSGGSTQRQSKLEQGYHSTQNGCPYQVVGGKRKNLSSKISNHVMRVTESPLLATEAHRADILRGDFDLASVFDDVLSGDCSNFEDLDLNSALSSLGCEMEVSMQGRQHSAVRWCGGGDLLGQSQHLSHHQSYGYMDLSGASMECAANLGELHTPLSQHAQRQQLDQDQLLQSQHHLQQFDEPATLFPEPPEEAMLQPWDEIKEEAQAIPLSLDQGFGLCDGFFTEMQPWERVEAYL, encoded by the exons ATGCCGGTCCTGACGAGCCCCGACATCGCCAACAAGTTTAAGGAGACCTGGCTGGGGGTCTTCCCGGAGGACCAGGGCGCCGGGACGGACTCGGCACCGCTGGACGACAGCCTCACCAGCCTCCACTGGCTCCAGAACTTCTCCATCCTCAGCGCGGACCCGGAGCGACCCGGCGGCGCGGCGGGTCCGGGCTGTCCGGCCTCCCAGCAGCACCTGCTCCTGAAGAGGCTCGGCTTCCCCGGAGGAGGTGCCGACTCTCCGTCCAGCCCTCCGGCCGGGGACACCGCCTCCACCGGGATGCCTCTGTACCTCGGGAGCCCGGTGACCTCCGGCAGCTGCTCCACCGCGGCGCCGCGCCTGTTCGCCAGCTGCGcgctctccacctcctccgggTACCCGCAGATCCCCGTCCAGGCCAGCCCGCCGGTGGAGGTCGACTACAAGAGCAACCCCAAAGTCAAGCCGCCCTACTCCTACGCCTCTCTCATCTGCATGGCCATGCAGGCCAGCAAGCAGCCCAAAGTGACTCTGTCCACCATCTACAACTGGATAACGGCGAATTTCTGCTACTACCGACACGCGGAGCCCAGCTGGCAG AACTCAATTCGTCACAACTTGTCCCTCAACAAGTGTTTCAAGAAGGTCCCCAGGCAGAAGGACGAGCCGGGGAAAGGAGGCTTCTGGCAGATCGATCCCCAGTATGCCGACATGTTTGTCAACGGCATCTTTAAACGCAGGAGGATGTCGGCCAACCAGTACAAcggcatcagcagcagcagcagcagcggtggcagCACGCAAAGACAGAGCAAACTGGAACAGGGTTATCACAGCACCCAAAATGGCTGCCCTTACCAAGTTGTGGGCGGCAAACGGAAGAACCTGTCCTCGAAGATCAGCAACCACGTGATGAGGGTGACCGAGTCTCCTCTGCTGGCCACCGAGGCCCACAGAGCAGACATCCTGAGGGGGGACTTTGACCTGGCGTCCGTGTTTGACGACGTCCTGAGCGGAGACTGTAGCAACTTCGAGGATTTGGACCTCAACTCGGCGCTGAGCTCCCTGGGGTGCGAGATGGAGGTGTCCATGCAGGGGAGGCAGCATTCGGCGGTGAGGTGGTGCGGAGGAGGCGACCTCTTGGGTCAGAGCCAGCATCTGAGCCACCACCAGTCCTACGGCTACATGGACCTGAGCGGCGCCTCCATGGAGTGCGCCGCCAACCTGGGGGAGCTCCACACGCCGCTGTCGCAGCACGCGCAGCGGCAGCAGCTCGACCAGGACCAGCTGCTCCAGAGCCAACACCACCTGCAGCAGTTCGACGAGCCCGCCACGCTGTTCCCGGAGCCGCCAGAGGAGGCGATGCTGCAGCCCTGGGACGAAATCAAAGAGGAGGCGCAggccatccctctctctctggatcAGGGCTTCGGCCTGTGCGATGGCTTCTTCACGGAGATGCAGCCATGGGAGCGAGTGGAAGCCtatctgtga